The following coding sequences lie in one Pelobacter seleniigenes DSM 18267 genomic window:
- the murD gene encoding UDP-N-acetylmuramoyl-L-alanine--D-glutamate ligase, with the protein MKQDFFNTRVVVIGAGLSGQALVRFLAERGAMVALSDQRRHDQLAGLETLQDLPVRLDLGGHDLSLFEQADLVAVSPGVPLTCPPLQRAASCNIPLLGEVEIAAREIDVPIIGVTGTNGKSTTTSLLGEILQAWGQRTFVGGNLGTPLVQACRDDYDRVVVELSSFQLETIDHFHPAIGLLLNLSPDHLDRYADLESYYRAKLRLFKNMTVADFAVLNADDPEVCRLAEDIAATKVWFSARGRMVDGMVRLGERLVWNWQGASVELPLQPLQLSGEHNIENAMAAMVAALLQGCPAEVAWQAVCAFPGLEHRMQLVRTLNGVRWINDSKGTNVGSVVKSLAGLQPGATLIAGGKDKGGSYAPLRPLLEAKIKHLILIGEAARKMAEELVGTCTIRMAADLPTAVRMAHVLTEPGHEVLLSPACSSYDMFHSYEERGHEFARLVCQLPETETFS; encoded by the coding sequence ATGAAACAAGACTTTTTCAACACACGTGTCGTGGTTATCGGGGCTGGCCTGAGCGGTCAGGCCCTGGTGCGCTTTCTGGCTGAGCGGGGTGCCATGGTTGCCCTGTCCGATCAACGGCGTCACGACCAATTGGCCGGGCTGGAGACGCTGCAGGATCTGCCGGTACGCCTGGACCTGGGTGGTCACGACCTGTCCCTGTTCGAACAGGCCGACCTGGTCGCGGTCAGCCCCGGCGTGCCGCTGACCTGCCCGCCGCTGCAGCGGGCTGCCTCCTGCAATATTCCCCTGCTCGGCGAGGTTGAAATCGCGGCCCGGGAAATCGACGTACCGATTATCGGTGTCACCGGAACCAACGGCAAATCGACCACCACCAGCCTGCTCGGTGAAATCCTGCAGGCCTGGGGGCAGCGGACTTTTGTCGGCGGTAATCTGGGCACGCCCCTGGTGCAGGCCTGCCGGGACGATTATGACCGGGTCGTGGTGGAGTTGTCCTCCTTTCAGTTGGAAACAATCGATCACTTTCACCCGGCTATCGGCCTGCTGTTGAATCTGAGCCCCGATCATCTCGACCGCTATGCGGATCTGGAGAGCTACTACCGGGCCAAGCTGAGGCTGTTCAAGAACATGACAGTGGCCGACTTCGCGGTGCTCAATGCCGATGATCCGGAGGTCTGCCGGTTGGCTGAGGACATTGCCGCCACCAAGGTCTGGTTTTCGGCCCGTGGACGCATGGTTGACGGGATGGTTCGGTTGGGCGAACGGCTGGTCTGGAACTGGCAGGGTGCCAGCGTGGAACTGCCCCTGCAGCCGTTGCAGCTGAGCGGCGAACATAACATCGAAAATGCCATGGCCGCCATGGTTGCCGCCCTGCTGCAAGGGTGCCCGGCCGAGGTCGCCTGGCAGGCGGTCTGCGCTTTCCCCGGTCTGGAGCACCGCATGCAGCTGGTGCGGACCCTCAACGGCGTGCGTTGGATTAATGACTCGAAAGGGACCAATGTTGGCAGCGTGGTCAAAAGCCTGGCCGGTTTACAACCGGGCGCAACGCTGATTGCCGGAGGCAAGGATAAGGGCGGTTCCTATGCGCCGTTACGACCGCTGCTGGAAGCCAAAATCAAGCATCTGATCCTGATCGGCGAGGCGGCGCGGAAAATGGCGGAGGAACTGGTGGGAACCTGCACCATCCGCATGGCCGCGGACCTGCCCACGGCGGTGCGCATGGCCCATGTTTTGACTGAGCCCGGTCATGAAGTGCTGCTGTCGCCGGCTTGCTCCAGTTATGACATGTTCCACAGCTACGAGGAACGCGGCCACGAGTTTGCGCGGCTGGTCTGCCAGCTGCCGGAAACGGAGACTTTCTCATGA
- the ftsW gene encoding putative lipid II flippase FtsW → MMLRRDVDTSLLVLTVALTCIGVVMIYSSSAIMAEERFHDGFYFLKRQLVYTLVGFILMAAATYFKYQNWRKLAVPALLGSIFLLLLLFIPGVGVRVGGALRWLRIPGLTLQPAELVKLSMVLYLAHSLTRKKEKVRSLSKGYLPYMIVLGLLLAMLLKQPDLGSAMIIAGVALGMLIVAGVRWQYIGLTVLMSLPVLYFLVMQVDYRRRRILAFLNPWEDPFDTGFQIIQSLVAFGNGGIFGQGLGIGEQKLFYLPEAHTDFIFSVIGEELGLVGVLVVAALFLTMVLCGIRIALKCTDPFGRNLAFGLTLLLGLEAFVNLSVCMGLLPTKGLALPFISYGGTSLVVCLVSVGILLNISSSTGGQP, encoded by the coding sequence ATGATGCTGCGCCGCGATGTCGATACCTCATTGCTGGTTCTGACCGTCGCACTGACCTGCATCGGCGTGGTGATGATCTATTCCTCCTCGGCGATTATGGCTGAAGAGCGCTTTCATGATGGCTTTTACTTTCTCAAACGGCAGCTGGTTTATACCCTGGTCGGCTTTATCCTGATGGCTGCGGCGACCTATTTCAAATACCAGAACTGGCGCAAACTGGCGGTGCCGGCGCTGTTGGGGAGCATTTTCCTGCTGCTGTTGCTGTTTATCCCAGGGGTCGGCGTGCGGGTTGGCGGCGCTCTGCGCTGGCTGCGGATTCCCGGCCTGACCCTGCAGCCTGCGGAATTGGTCAAATTGTCGATGGTGCTGTACCTGGCCCATTCGCTGACCCGGAAAAAAGAAAAGGTCCGCTCTTTGAGCAAAGGCTATCTGCCTTACATGATCGTCCTTGGACTGCTCTTGGCGATGCTGCTGAAACAGCCGGACCTGGGCAGCGCCATGATCATCGCTGGGGTGGCCCTTGGTATGCTGATTGTCGCCGGGGTGCGCTGGCAGTACATCGGGCTGACCGTGCTGATGTCCCTGCCGGTTCTCTACTTCCTGGTCATGCAGGTCGATTATCGGCGGCGGCGGATTCTGGCTTTCCTCAACCCCTGGGAAGATCCTTTCGACACCGGGTTCCAGATCATTCAGAGCCTGGTCGCTTTCGGCAATGGCGGGATCTTTGGGCAGGGCCTGGGGATCGGTGAACAGAAGCTGTTTTACCTCCCGGAGGCCCATACCGATTTCATCTTTTCGGTGATCGGTGAAGAATTGGGCCTGGTCGGGGTGCTGGTGGTCGCGGCGTTGTTTTTGACGATGGTGCTGTGTGGCATTCGCATCGCGCTGAAATGCACCGATCCTTTCGGACGCAATCTCGCCTTTGGGCTGACGCTGCTCCTCGGATTGGAGGCGTTTGTTAATCTATCGGTCTGCATGGGCTTGCTGCCGACCAAGGGGTTGGCCCTGCCGTTTATTTCCTACGGTGGTACCAGCCTGGTGGTCTGCCTGGTTTCGGTCGGCATTTTGTTGAATATCTCTTCGAGCACGGGAGGCCAACCATGA
- the murG gene encoding undecaprenyldiphospho-muramoylpentapeptide beta-N-acetylglucosaminyltransferase codes for MKLLLAGGGTGGHLFPAVALAQHLLDQEPDSQVLFVGTSQGLEQRMLPKLGLPLATVDMVGVVGRGWQGRFEMIPKLLKSFRQARRILRDFNPDLVIGVGGYASVPVLLAAKTGGIPYLIHEQNALPGLSNRLLGKGARRICLSFQESAGSFPAERVVVTGNPLRQGLEDVPALLPEPGKLLIFGGSRGARAINQTVMAMLPLMKEWPGRPEFLHQTGEEDFAQVRQAYQDAGLDPAQVIPFIDDMAAAYRDASLVVCRAGATTLAELAATGRPAILIPFPFAAADHQTSNARAFDRKGAAELLPQTELNAETLAMRVQILFNDRERLQLMAENSRLLGSPGAAQRILTECRKLLERK; via the coding sequence ATGAAACTGCTGCTGGCCGGAGGAGGCACCGGGGGGCACTTGTTTCCGGCCGTGGCACTGGCCCAGCACCTGCTCGACCAGGAGCCTGACAGCCAGGTCCTGTTTGTCGGCACCAGTCAGGGGTTGGAACAGCGGATGCTGCCGAAACTCGGGTTGCCGCTGGCCACCGTTGACATGGTCGGCGTGGTCGGGCGGGGCTGGCAGGGACGCTTTGAAATGATTCCCAAGTTGCTGAAAAGTTTCCGCCAGGCACGGCGGATTTTGCGGGATTTCAACCCGGATCTGGTGATCGGGGTCGGCGGCTATGCCTCGGTGCCGGTCCTGCTGGCGGCGAAGACCGGTGGCATTCCCTACCTGATTCATGAGCAGAATGCTTTGCCGGGGCTCAGTAACCGCTTGCTGGGCAAAGGGGCCAGACGCATTTGCCTGTCGTTTCAGGAAAGTGCGGGCAGCTTTCCGGCCGAGCGCGTGGTGGTGACCGGTAATCCGTTGCGCCAGGGGTTGGAAGATGTTCCGGCGCTGCTGCCCGAACCCGGCAAGCTGCTGATTTTCGGCGGTAGCCGTGGCGCTCGCGCCATCAATCAGACGGTTATGGCCATGTTGCCGTTAATGAAGGAGTGGCCGGGTCGCCCGGAGTTTCTGCATCAGACCGGAGAAGAGGATTTTGCCCAGGTTCGCCAGGCCTATCAGGACGCCGGACTTGATCCGGCTCAGGTGATTCCGTTCATTGACGATATGGCGGCAGCCTATCGGGACGCCAGCCTGGTGGTCTGTCGGGCCGGCGCCACCACGCTGGCCGAACTGGCAGCGACCGGCCGTCCGGCGATCCTGATCCCGTTTCCGTTTGCGGCGGCGGATCACCAGACCTCGAATGCCCGCGCTTTTGACCGCAAAGGAGCGGCCGAGCTGTTGCCCCAGACCGAACTGAACGCCGAAACCCTGGCCATGAGAGTGCAGATTCTGTTTAACGACCGGGAACGTCTGCAGTTGATGGCTGAGAACAGCCGTTTGCTCGGCAGCCCGGGGGCGGCACAGCGCATCCTGACGGAATGCCGCAAGTTGTTGGAACGTAAATGA
- the murC gene encoding UDP-N-acetylmuramate--L-alanine ligase, whose protein sequence is MYGRIKKIHFVGIGGIGMSGIAELLLNQGYHVSGSDLRDSDTTRRLAELGGEIVIGHQAENVHDVDVVVTSTAVKATNPEVVEANRQHVAVIPRAEMLAELMRMKYGIAIAGTHGKTTTTSMMSVVLHHAGIDPTAVIGGKLDVFGSNAKLGRGKFLVAEADESDGSFMHLSPTIAVVTNIDADHLDFYSGIDEIKQIFINFINKVPFYGRAVLCLEDRNVQEILPEVKKRYTTYGFTPQADFYADDIRHRQGRTSFNAFYKGQELGRISFRMPGRHNVLNALAVIAVAHELEIPFQTVIGGFRNFGGLQRRFQLREEVNGVMLIDDYGHHPAEIRATLGAAKSGWNKRIIAVFQPHRFSRTAALFEDFLTAFYQADHLVVTDVYAAGEDPIEGATGAALAAGIADHGHKEVTYLASLEEVSDHVAGLVEAGDMVVTLGAGNVNQVCALVAERLRNKETRFE, encoded by the coding sequence ATGTACGGACGGATTAAAAAAATACATTTTGTCGGCATCGGCGGTATCGGCATGAGCGGAATCGCCGAGTTGCTGCTCAACCAGGGCTATCATGTGTCCGGTTCAGACCTGCGCGATTCCGATACGACCCGCAGACTTGCCGAACTGGGCGGGGAGATCGTCATCGGCCACCAGGCCGAAAATGTCCATGATGTCGATGTGGTGGTGACCTCCACCGCGGTCAAGGCCACCAATCCGGAGGTCGTGGAAGCCAACCGGCAGCATGTCGCAGTGATTCCGCGGGCGGAGATGCTGGCGGAACTGATGCGCATGAAGTACGGCATCGCCATCGCCGGAACCCACGGCAAGACCACCACCACCAGTATGATGTCGGTGGTGCTGCATCATGCCGGGATCGATCCCACAGCGGTCATCGGCGGCAAGCTGGATGTGTTCGGCTCCAACGCCAAATTGGGACGGGGCAAGTTCCTGGTTGCGGAGGCGGACGAGTCGGACGGGTCGTTCATGCACCTGTCGCCAACCATTGCCGTGGTGACCAATATTGATGCCGATCACCTCGATTTTTATTCGGGAATTGACGAGATTAAGCAGATTTTTATCAATTTCATCAACAAGGTGCCGTTTTACGGTCGGGCAGTGTTGTGTCTGGAAGACCGCAACGTGCAGGAGATCCTGCCCGAGGTCAAGAAACGTTACACGACCTACGGATTTACGCCGCAGGCCGACTTTTACGCCGACGACATCCGTCATCGCCAGGGGCGAACCAGTTTCAACGCTTTTTACAAAGGGCAGGAGTTGGGGCGAATTTCTTTCCGCATGCCGGGGCGGCACAATGTTCTCAACGCCCTGGCGGTTATCGCCGTTGCCCATGAACTGGAGATCCCTTTTCAGACCGTTATCGGCGGGTTCCGCAACTTCGGCGGATTGCAGCGGCGGTTTCAGCTGCGCGAAGAAGTCAACGGGGTCATGCTGATCGACGATTACGGCCATCATCCGGCTGAAATCCGCGCTACCCTCGGGGCGGCCAAGAGTGGCTGGAATAAACGAATCATCGCAGTGTTTCAACCCCATCGCTTCAGTCGAACCGCGGCACTATTCGAAGATTTTCTGACCGCGTTCTATCAGGCCGACCATCTGGTGGTCACCGATGTCTATGCGGCCGGGGAGGATCCGATTGAAGGAGCGACCGGCGCTGCCCTGGCCGCCGGCATAGCCGACCACGGCCACAAAGAGGTGACCTACCTGGCGTCTCTGGAAGAGGTCAGTGACCATGTCGCCGGACTGGTTGAAGCGGGGGATATGGTGGTGACTCTGGGGGCGGGCAACGTCAACCAGGTTTGCGCCCTGGTGGCCGAGCGGCTCAGGAACAAGGAGACCCGTTTTGAATGA
- a CDS encoding D-alanine--D-alanine ligase produces the protein MNELNTGRMRGKKIGVLLGGLSAEREISLKTGTAALTALRELGYDAVPIDAGTDLPEQLRQSGVEVAFIALHGRFGEDGRVQGLLEMMQIPYTGSGVMASSIAIDKVVTKQLLLFHELPTPGFDFIRPGDSIADLQARCQQLPLIVKPSREGSTIGITIARTADVLRQGIAAAAELDGTVLVEDFIDGDELTVSVLNGKALPIIKIVPKSGFYDYQAKYFSGDTAYLLPAPIDAEVYQQVQRAAEAAYRALGCRGAARVDFMLREREYYCIEVNTIPGMTETSLLPKAAAAAGIAFPQLVEMLLDDADLDK, from the coding sequence TTGAATGAGTTGAACACCGGCCGCATGCGTGGCAAGAAGATCGGCGTGCTGCTGGGGGGCTTGTCCGCAGAACGCGAAATATCGCTGAAAACCGGAACCGCCGCATTAACTGCGCTGCGTGAATTGGGCTACGATGCCGTGCCCATCGACGCCGGCACCGACCTGCCCGAACAACTTCGCCAAAGCGGGGTTGAGGTCGCCTTTATCGCTCTGCACGGCCGCTTCGGTGAAGACGGCCGGGTTCAGGGTCTGCTGGAGATGATGCAGATTCCCTACACGGGGAGCGGGGTCATGGCCTCCAGCATCGCCATTGACAAAGTGGTGACCAAGCAGCTGTTGCTCTTTCATGAGCTGCCCACGCCGGGGTTTGATTTTATCCGCCCCGGAGATTCGATTGCCGATCTGCAGGCGCGTTGTCAGCAGCTGCCGTTGATCGTCAAACCTTCACGAGAGGGATCGACCATCGGCATCACCATCGCCCGGACCGCAGACGTGCTTCGGCAGGGGATTGCTGCTGCTGCCGAACTCGACGGAACCGTGCTGGTGGAAGATTTCATCGACGGGGATGAGCTGACCGTATCGGTGCTGAATGGCAAAGCCCTGCCGATCATCAAGATCGTTCCCAAGAGCGGTTTTTATGATTACCAGGCCAAGTATTTCTCCGGCGATACCGCCTATCTGCTGCCCGCACCCATTGATGCGGAAGTTTATCAGCAGGTCCAGCGGGCCGCCGAAGCCGCTTATCGGGCCCTCGGTTGTCGAGGTGCCGCCCGGGTCGATTTCATGCTGCGGGAGCGTGAATACTATTGCATCGAAGTCAATACCATTCCGGGGATGACCGAAACCAGCCTGCTGCCCAAGGCCGCTGCGGCCGCGGGGATCGCCTTTCCGCAGCTGGTTGAAATGTTGTTGGACGACGCGGATCTGGACAAATAA
- a CDS encoding cell division protein FtsQ/DivIB, producing the protein MRDLKSHQQKTRKVRRNRRKQERKPLEVRKFLHRALRVGVALFSAALVVVGGFFLVQLLMASDMFRIDTIDVTGNTRLTREQIVLLSDIEPGVNTFSLDLGMIGHKIEENPWVKQARVQRIFPRQVKITLVERKPVAIINLGYLYYLDDHGEIFKVLDSSDQLDFPVVTGFDYERAQQHETEYAQLLKQIVTLIADLKQRKTLNLAQVSEIHRTAENGLTLLTMNGGVAIKLGWDHFARKIDRLEQIYAQLQPKLPILDYIDLNVDEKVIVRIQRSKTSAKS; encoded by the coding sequence ATGCGTGATCTGAAAAGTCATCAACAGAAGACCAGGAAAGTGCGCAGGAATCGCCGCAAGCAGGAGCGCAAGCCCCTCGAAGTGCGTAAATTCCTGCATCGCGCTTTACGTGTCGGGGTGGCCCTGTTCAGCGCCGCTTTAGTGGTGGTGGGCGGGTTCTTCCTGGTCCAGCTGCTGATGGCTTCGGACATGTTTCGCATCGACACTATCGATGTGACCGGCAATACCCGGCTGACTCGGGAACAGATCGTGCTGTTGTCGGATATTGAGCCCGGGGTCAATACTTTCAGCCTGGATCTGGGCATGATCGGGCACAAAATCGAGGAAAACCCCTGGGTAAAGCAAGCCCGGGTGCAGCGGATTTTTCCGCGCCAGGTCAAAATTACCCTGGTTGAACGTAAGCCGGTGGCGATTATCAACCTCGGCTACCTGTATTACCTTGATGACCATGGCGAGATTTTCAAGGTCCTGGACAGCAGCGACCAACTGGATTTTCCGGTGGTGACGGGATTCGATTATGAGCGTGCCCAGCAGCATGAAACTGAATATGCCCAGTTGCTGAAGCAGATTGTGACGCTGATTGCCGATCTGAAGCAACGCAAGACCCTCAATCTGGCACAGGTCTCGGAAATTCACCGGACCGCTGAAAACGGTCTGACCCTGTTGACCATGAACGGCGGCGTCGCCATTAAGCTGGGCTGGGACCATTTTGCCAGGAAGATCGATCGCCTGGAACAGATTTATGCCCAGCTGCAGCCCAAGCTGCCGATCCTCGATTACATAGATCTCAATGTTGATGAAAAAGTCATTGTTCGAATACAACGGTCGAAAACTTCGGCCAAAAGCTGA
- the ftsA gene encoding cell division protein FtsA — MSKKTENLIVGLDIGTTKICCIVGNMTEDGLEIVGIGTSPSKGLRKGVVINIESTVAAIQKAIREAELMAGCEIKSVYAGIAGGHIKGLNSQGVIAIKNREVTTEDLQRVIDAAKAIAIPMDREVLHILPQEFIIDDQDGIREPLGMSGVRLEAKVHIVTGAVASAQNIIKSCNRAGADVADIVLEQLASSEAVLSPDEKELGVALVDIGGGTADIAIFSEGAIKHTSVLSIGGDHLTNDIAVGLRTPMAEAEKIKQAYGCCLTSMVGKDETIEVPSVGGREPRILSRQLLAEILEPRVEEIFSLVNREIIKSGYEDLIASGVVITGGSAILPGMPELAEQVFNLPVRRGKPLNIGGLVDVVASPIYATGVGLVKHGSMNTKVQTFKAGDANLFERVSRRMKEWFSEFF, encoded by the coding sequence ATGAGCAAGAAAACTGAAAATTTGATCGTCGGCCTGGATATCGGGACCACCAAGATCTGTTGCATTGTCGGCAACATGACGGAGGACGGTCTGGAGATTGTCGGTATCGGTACCAGCCCGTCAAAGGGATTGCGCAAAGGTGTGGTCATCAATATTGAAAGTACTGTCGCCGCAATCCAGAAAGCGATTCGCGAAGCTGAACTGATGGCCGGCTGCGAGATCAAATCGGTTTACGCAGGAATTGCCGGCGGTCACATCAAGGGGCTCAATTCCCAAGGGGTGATTGCCATCAAGAACCGCGAGGTCACCACCGAAGATTTGCAGCGGGTTATCGATGCGGCAAAAGCGATAGCGATACCGATGGACCGCGAAGTTCTGCATATTCTGCCCCAGGAATTCATCATCGATGATCAGGACGGCATCCGCGAACCCTTGGGGATGAGCGGGGTCCGCCTGGAAGCCAAGGTCCATATCGTGACCGGTGCGGTGGCCAGCGCCCAGAATATCATTAAGAGCTGTAACCGGGCCGGGGCGGATGTCGCCGATATCGTTCTGGAGCAACTGGCCAGCAGCGAGGCGGTGCTCTCCCCGGATGAAAAGGAGCTCGGGGTGGCCCTGGTTGATATCGGCGGCGGAACCGCCGACATCGCCATCTTCTCGGAAGGGGCGATCAAGCATACCTCGGTCCTCTCCATCGGCGGCGACCACCTGACCAATGACATCGCCGTCGGCCTGCGCACCCCCATGGCGGAAGCTGAGAAGATCAAACAGGCTTATGGCTGCTGCCTGACCTCCATGGTCGGCAAGGATGAAACCATCGAAGTCCCTTCGGTGGGCGGGCGCGAACCACGCATTCTGTCCCGGCAGCTGCTGGCCGAGATCCTTGAGCCGCGGGTGGAAGAAATCTTTTCCCTGGTCAACCGGGAGATTATCAAGAGCGGTTACGAGGATCTGATCGCTTCCGGCGTGGTCATCACCGGCGGCAGTGCCATTCTGCCGGGGATGCCGGAGCTGGCCGAACAGGTCTTCAATCTTCCGGTGCGGCGTGGAAAACCCTTGAATATCGGTGGGTTGGTTGATGTTGTTGCCTCGCCCATCTATGCCACCGGAGTCGGCCTGGTCAAGCATGGCAGCATGAACACCAAGGTGCAGACCTTCAAAGCGGGTGATGCCAACCTGTTTGAGCGGGTTTCACGCCGGATGAAGGAATGGTTCAGTGAGTTTTTCTGA
- the ftsZ gene encoding cell division protein FtsZ, with protein MFQFEENLDQVARIKVIGVGGGGGNAVNTMIRCKVDGVEFLAANTDAQALRKSEASMKIQLGSGLTKGLGAGANPEIGRQAAEEDLSRLVELFTGADMIFVAAGMGGGTGTGAAPVIAKAAKEAGALTVGVVTKPFSREGRQRMQRADEGIAQLREVVDSLVVIPNDRLLGLAGKNMSILDAFKPADDVLRQAVQGISDLITTEGLINVDFADVRTVMSNRGMAMMGIGMAEGERRAAEAAHSAISSPLLEEVDISGAMGVLVNISGSSNMTMEEFEEASTIIHEKVHEDANIIVGLVIDESLGDNIKITAIATGFGDPQEEKKKVSDIIDQRAQMLAQASSKIDLDIPTHIRNQQPTGVPYGRRTRDLPSQPRDLFVDDEQFDIPTFLRRRVD; from the coding sequence ATGTTTCAGTTTGAAGAGAATCTCGATCAGGTTGCGAGAATCAAAGTGATCGGCGTCGGTGGTGGCGGAGGCAATGCCGTTAACACCATGATCCGCTGCAAGGTCGACGGGGTCGAATTTCTTGCGGCCAACACCGATGCACAAGCGCTCCGCAAAAGCGAAGCGTCCATGAAAATTCAGCTTGGTTCCGGACTGACCAAAGGGCTCGGAGCGGGCGCCAATCCGGAAATCGGTCGTCAGGCTGCGGAGGAGGACCTGTCCCGCCTGGTCGAATTGTTCACCGGTGCCGATATGATCTTTGTTGCTGCCGGGATGGGCGGTGGGACCGGAACCGGTGCCGCACCGGTCATTGCCAAGGCTGCCAAAGAGGCCGGGGCGCTGACCGTTGGGGTGGTGACCAAACCCTTCTCCCGGGAAGGTCGGCAACGCATGCAGCGCGCCGATGAAGGGATCGCCCAATTGCGTGAGGTGGTTGATTCGCTGGTGGTGATTCCCAACGATCGCCTGCTCGGCCTGGCTGGTAAAAACATGAGCATCCTGGATGCCTTCAAGCCCGCCGACGATGTGCTGCGGCAGGCGGTGCAGGGGATTTCAGATCTGATTACCACCGAAGGCCTGATCAACGTCGACTTTGCCGACGTGCGCACCGTCATGAGTAACCGCGGTATGGCCATGATGGGGATCGGTATGGCCGAAGGCGAACGCCGCGCTGCCGAAGCCGCCCACAGTGCCATCAGCAGCCCGTTGTTGGAAGAGGTCGATATCTCCGGCGCCATGGGTGTGCTGGTCAATATCTCCGGTTCGTCCAACATGACCATGGAAGAATTTGAAGAAGCCTCCACCATCATTCATGAAAAAGTCCACGAAGACGCCAATATCATTGTCGGTCTGGTCATCGACGAAAGCCTTGGCGATAACATCAAGATCACCGCGATAGCGACCGGTTTCGGCGACCCTCAGGAAGAAAAGAAGAAGGTCTCCGACATCATTGATCAACGTGCCCAGATGTTGGCCCAGGCCAGCAGCAAGATCGATCTTGACATCCCGACCCATATTCGTAATCAACAACCGACCGGCGTCCCTTACGGCCGCAGGACCCGCGATCTGCCCAGCCAGCCGCGTGATCTGTTTGTTGACGACGAGCAGTTTGATATCCCGACCTTTCTCAGACGTCGGGTTGATTGA